A genomic segment from Paenibacillus sp. FSL K6-1096 encodes:
- a CDS encoding GNAT family N-acetyltransferase: MKIRSLHTGEHPPTELLLLADPSPKLVEDYVARGQCFIAEKDEQVVGVYVLLPTRPETAELVNIAVDEAYQGQGIGKQLVNHAIQEAKRLGYQTLEIGTGNSSIGQLALYQKCGFRITGIDRDFFIRHYSEAIYENGMQVVDMIRLSQDL, translated from the coding sequence ATGAAAATTAGAAGTTTACATACGGGTGAACACCCCCCTACCGAATTGCTTTTATTGGCTGATCCTTCTCCGAAGCTGGTTGAGGATTATGTAGCAAGAGGGCAATGCTTCATCGCCGAGAAGGACGAACAGGTGGTTGGTGTCTATGTGCTGCTGCCTACCCGGCCGGAGACTGCCGAGCTGGTGAATATTGCCGTGGATGAGGCGTACCAGGGCCAGGGCATCGGCAAGCAGTTGGTGAATCACGCGATTCAGGAGGCTAAGCGGCTCGGATACCAAACGCTGGAGATCGGCACAGGCAACTCCAGTATCGGCCAGCTTGCGCTGTATCAGAAATGCGGCTTCCGGATTACTGGAATCGACAGGGACTTTTTCATCAGACACTACAGTGAAGCCATCTATGAGAACGGGATGCAGGTGGTGGATATGATCCGGTTGTCACAGGACCTATAG
- a CDS encoding GrpB family protein: MKVRLSEYDPDWIRLYQQEAEFLTTIFTDEIVRFEHFGSTSVPGLKAKPVIDMMCIVKDIGTIDSYNDKMSLHGYEAGGEWGIPGRRLFRKGGEARTHHIHCYQADNPQIERHLIFRDYLRAHPEETARYSQFKQELADRYEDTSQYGPAKKSFVSSMEQLALSWYASLRSDVR; encoded by the coding sequence ATGAAGGTCAGACTTAGCGAATATGATCCAGACTGGATAAGACTTTATCAGCAGGAGGCTGAGTTTTTAACAACTATCTTTACGGATGAAATTGTCCGTTTCGAGCACTTTGGCAGCACCTCAGTACCGGGCCTGAAAGCCAAACCCGTGATTGATATGATGTGCATTGTTAAAGACATAGGCACAATCGACTCTTATAACGATAAGATGTCTCTGCACGGGTATGAGGCAGGTGGAGAATGGGGAATTCCCGGCAGGAGGCTTTTCCGTAAAGGCGGTGAGGCACGGACGCATCACATTCATTGTTATCAGGCAGACAACCCGCAGATTGAGCGGCATCTTATATTTAGAGATTATTTGCGGGCGCATCCGGAAGAAACAGCAAGATACAGCCAGTTCAAACAAGAATTAGCGGATCGCTACGAAGATACAAGTCAGTATGGCCCGGCCAAAAAATCTTTTGTCAGCTCGATGGAACAACTGGCGCTTTCCTGGTACGCGAGTCTGCGTTCTGATGTGAGGTGA
- a CDS encoding alpha/beta hydrolase, whose translation MSKINFTESLLRVIISLIGLPFTLIQAALSKYFLHQYKAPGELISVGTHHLHAIVTGSSSSNLPTILLESGMGGCALDWSLVQPELAKHTKVLSYDRAGFGWSTTPISEPTCEGYLRDLRQLLIQLELEPPYILVGHSYGGMIMRLFASAFPEEVAGIILVDSTHEQRFIESTFNQTRYEERLRHLRRLRLGYLLSPIGLPRLFKQSIGAKRLPPPVQHTVNTLGYRNNAYKAAYLESLCTIESALQLVESEPLASDLPIRVLSAGRQNQEWQESQKRLLQLTAKTRQIIVQDSWHSIQLYQPQAVIDSVLSLLHV comes from the coding sequence ATGAGCAAAATTAATTTTACCGAAAGCCTGCTTCGTGTCATTATTTCTCTGATCGGACTTCCATTCACATTGATACAAGCTGCTCTTTCTAAATATTTTCTGCATCAATATAAGGCTCCAGGAGAACTGATCTCAGTGGGCACACACCATCTTCATGCGATTGTGACTGGCAGCAGCTCAAGTAATCTTCCTACTATTCTATTAGAATCGGGAATGGGCGGTTGTGCTCTGGATTGGTCTTTGGTTCAGCCCGAATTAGCCAAACATACCAAGGTCCTCTCCTATGACCGGGCTGGTTTCGGTTGGAGCACTACACCTATCAGTGAGCCGACTTGCGAAGGCTATCTTCGCGACTTAAGGCAGCTATTAATACAGCTAGAGTTAGAGCCCCCTTACATTCTTGTAGGGCACTCCTATGGCGGAATGATTATGCGGCTGTTTGCTTCAGCATTTCCTGAAGAGGTGGCCGGGATTATTCTGGTGGACTCCACGCATGAGCAAAGATTCATAGAATCCACTTTTAATCAAACCAGATATGAAGAGCGGCTGCGGCACCTGAGACGGCTAAGATTGGGTTATCTTTTATCCCCGATAGGGTTGCCCCGTCTATTCAAACAATCTATTGGTGCCAAACGGCTGCCTCCACCAGTTCAACATACAGTGAATACACTAGGATATCGCAATAATGCGTATAAAGCGGCATATTTGGAATCTCTCTGCACTATAGAAAGTGCCCTCCAGTTAGTAGAGTCAGAGCCTCTAGCTTCGGATTTACCAATCCGCGTATTGTCCGCCGGAAGGCAGAATCAGGAGTGGCAAGAATCACAGAAGAGGCTCCTCCAGTTAACCGCTAAGACCAGACAGATCATCGTTCAGGATAGCTGGCATTCTATTCAACTCTATCAACCGCAAGCGGTTATAGATTCCGTATTGAGTCTATTGCACGTTTAG
- the iolG gene encoding inositol 2-dehydrogenase produces MVQPITVGIIGAGRIGRLHADNLRAMPAFKLKSIAEPMMSEDLLAWAESRGLGSVFAAGEDILNDPEIEAVFICTPTDTHASWIERAARAGKHIFCEKPISLSSEETLRALQVAEDAGVLLQVGFNRRMDPSFRKLKRLVQSGELGSPHIVKITSRDPQPPGEAYVRSSGGMFMDMTIHDFDMARYLVGSEVAEVYTRGANLIDPMFGRCGDVDTAVITLTFENGAICVIDNSRKAVYGYDQRVEVFGTLGSATADNCRPTTVEVSTATSVTRDQPEHFFLERYNQAFMEEIAAFARSVRLQEPVICSGRDGEAAQLIAEAARASYLSGLPVKLAAAAGEGASELQVL; encoded by the coding sequence ATGGTACAACCAATTACAGTCGGCATTATCGGGGCAGGAAGAATCGGGCGCCTGCATGCGGATAATCTGCGTGCGATGCCAGCGTTCAAGCTGAAATCTATTGCAGAGCCGATGATGAGTGAGGATTTGCTGGCCTGGGCGGAGAGCAGGGGGCTGGGGTCTGTTTTTGCTGCGGGTGAAGATATACTGAATGATCCTGAGATCGAAGCGGTGTTCATCTGCACGCCGACCGATACCCATGCCTCCTGGATTGAACGGGCTGCGCGGGCGGGGAAGCATATTTTCTGCGAAAAGCCGATCAGCCTGTCATCCGAAGAGACCCTGCGGGCCTTGCAGGTGGCGGAGGACGCGGGCGTGCTGTTGCAAGTTGGCTTCAACCGCCGGATGGACCCCAGCTTCCGCAAGCTGAAACGTCTGGTTCAGTCCGGTGAGCTGGGGAGTCCGCATATTGTGAAAATTACCTCGCGTGATCCGCAGCCGCCGGGTGAGGCTTATGTGCGCTCCTCCGGCGGGATGTTCATGGATATGACGATTCACGATTTCGATATGGCCCGTTATCTGGTGGGCAGTGAGGTGGCTGAGGTGTACACCCGGGGGGCGAACCTGATTGATCCGATGTTCGGCCGTTGCGGGGATGTGGACACAGCCGTCATTACCCTGACCTTCGAGAACGGGGCGATCTGTGTAATTGATAACAGCCGCAAGGCTGTATATGGCTATGACCAACGGGTGGAGGTATTCGGGACGCTGGGTTCCGCAACGGCCGACAACTGCCGGCCGACGACGGTGGAGGTATCCACTGCTACTTCGGTTACCCGCGATCAGCCGGAGCATTTCTTCCTGGAGCGCTATAATCAGGCGTTCATGGAGGAGATTGCCGCTTTTGCCCGCTCGGTACGGCTGCAGGAGCCGGTGATCTGCAGCGGCCGTGACGGTGAGGCGGCGCAGCTTATTGCCGAAGCGGCAAGGGCCTCGTATCTGAGCGGGCTGCCGGTCAAGCTGGCTGCTGCCGCAGGGGAGGGCGCGTCTGAGCTGCAGGTTTTGTAA